A region from the Natronoarchaeum mannanilyticum genome encodes:
- a CDS encoding CDP-2,3-bis-(O-geranylgeranyl)-sn-glycerol synthase: protein MSVIEAVIVAVWAMLPAYVPNNAAVLAGGGRPIDGGRTWGGRRVLGDGKTWRGTAVGTLVGVALAALLNALAPGAEDALGVAVPTFPAAAMVALPFGAMLGDILASFLKRRTGRERGAAFPGVDQLDFVIVSLGLTAIVAFDWFTAWFTLPVLAVVVVLTPALHLLTNGIAYALGLKDEPW, encoded by the coding sequence ATGAGCGTTATCGAAGCCGTGATCGTCGCCGTCTGGGCGATGCTCCCGGCGTACGTGCCGAACAACGCGGCGGTACTCGCGGGGGGCGGTCGACCGATCGACGGCGGCCGGACCTGGGGCGGCCGCCGGGTGCTCGGCGACGGAAAGACCTGGCGGGGCACCGCGGTCGGCACATTGGTCGGCGTCGCGCTCGCAGCCCTGCTGAACGCGCTGGCGCCCGGCGCCGAAGACGCGCTCGGCGTCGCAGTGCCGACGTTCCCGGCGGCCGCGATGGTCGCGCTCCCCTTTGGCGCGATGCTGGGCGACATCCTCGCTTCGTTCCTCAAGCGCCGGACGGGTCGCGAGCGCGGCGCGGCGTTCCCCGGCGTCGACCAGCTCGACTTCGTGATCGTCTCGCTGGGCCTGACCGCGATCGTCGCGTTCGACTGGTTCACTGCCTGGTTCACCCTCCCCGTGCTCGCCGTCGTCGTCGTGCTGACGCCGGCGCTGCACCTGCTGACCAACGGCATCGCGTACGCGCTCGGCCTCAAGGACGAGCCCTGGTAG
- a CDS encoding proline dehydrogenase family protein codes for MIPPIADNFVAGETAPEAIDRALELDERGVSTILNLLGEHYERPEPAAEDRDAYVRLIEDLDDAGVEACVSVKPSQLGLDLGKSTFRSNLETVVETAAERDAFVWIDMENHETTDATLDAFEALATTHEWTVGVCLQANLKRTRKDLARLIDVPGKFRLVKGAYDEPEDISYTRKARVNEEYRELLRYALANRERGIAVGSHDPAMIEHAGALAAEHGADFEIQMLMGVREPAQFDLAADYDVYQYVPYGDRWLSYFYRRVAERRENALFAVRAALGV; via the coding sequence ATGATCCCACCGATCGCCGACAACTTCGTCGCGGGCGAGACCGCGCCGGAGGCGATCGACCGCGCTCTGGAACTCGACGAGCGGGGAGTTTCGACGATCCTGAACCTGCTCGGGGAACACTACGAGCGACCGGAACCGGCCGCCGAGGACCGCGACGCGTACGTCCGCCTGATCGAGGATCTCGACGACGCCGGCGTCGAGGCGTGCGTCTCGGTCAAGCCGTCGCAGCTGGGACTGGACCTCGGCAAGTCGACGTTCCGGTCGAACCTCGAGACGGTGGTCGAGACGGCCGCCGAGCGCGACGCGTTCGTCTGGATCGACATGGAGAACCACGAGACGACCGACGCGACGCTCGACGCCTTCGAGGCGCTGGCGACGACCCACGAGTGGACCGTCGGCGTCTGCCTGCAGGCCAACCTCAAGCGCACGCGCAAGGACCTCGCACGGCTGATCGACGTCCCCGGGAAGTTCCGGCTGGTGAAGGGCGCCTACGACGAGCCCGAGGACATCTCCTACACACGGAAAGCGCGCGTGAACGAGGAGTACCGCGAGCTGCTGCGCTACGCGTTGGCGAACCGCGAGCGCGGCATCGCCGTCGGCAGCCACGACCCCGCGATGATCGAACACGCCGGCGCGCTGGCCGCCGAGCACGGCGCCGACTTCGAGATCCAGATGCTGATGGGCGTTCGCGAGCCGGCCCAGTTCGACCTGGCGGCGGACTACGACGTCTACCAGTACGTCCCCTACGGCGACCGGTGGCTGTCGTACTTCTACCGGCGGGTCGCCGAGCGCCGGGAGAACGCGCTGTTCGCGGTGCGGGCGGCGCTGGGGGTGTAA
- a CDS encoding DUF502 domain-containing protein encodes MATWKRDFASGLVVLVPIIVTLWVLVWLFNFISGAPLVNEIDQGLLVDLGFEGIGNSAVSAVRVLVTIVVFLTVVFAVGYLMRTALGNVAEDKLDDLINRLPGLRVVYNASKMAAETALGGTEALQTPVKVEVWDGVRMTAFKTGKRTDDGRELLFMPTAPNITTGFVIEVEPEDVQEIDERVEDALTRLLSAGFGDAKNTGSSGLHGVPIDVHEADDEAGRLAGGESGGRAGTAGDRRDDADGRVDAGADE; translated from the coding sequence ATGGCAACGTGGAAGCGGGACTTCGCGAGCGGCCTCGTCGTTCTCGTCCCCATCATCGTCACGCTCTGGGTGCTGGTGTGGCTCTTTAACTTCATCTCGGGAGCGCCGCTGGTCAACGAGATCGACCAGGGACTGCTCGTCGACCTGGGGTTCGAAGGGATCGGCAACAGCGCCGTCAGCGCCGTTCGCGTGCTCGTGACGATCGTCGTGTTCCTGACCGTCGTGTTCGCGGTGGGCTACCTGATGCGTACGGCGCTGGGCAACGTCGCCGAGGACAAGCTCGACGACCTGATCAACCGCCTGCCGGGGCTTCGAGTCGTGTACAACGCCTCGAAGATGGCCGCCGAAACCGCGCTCGGGGGCACCGAAGCCCTCCAGACGCCCGTCAAGGTGGAAGTGTGGGACGGCGTCCGCATGACGGCGTTCAAGACGGGCAAGCGAACGGACGACGGCCGCGAGCTGCTCTTTATGCCGACGGCGCCGAACATCACCACCGGGTTCGTGATCGAGGTCGAGCCCGAGGACGTCCAGGAGATCGACGAGCGCGTCGAGGACGCGCTGACCCGGCTTCTGAGCGCGGGCTTCGGCGACGCCAAAAACACCGGTAGTAGCGGCCTCCACGGCGTCCCGATCGACGTCCACGAGGCCGACGACGAAGCGGGGCGGCTCGCGGGCGGCGAGAGCGGGGGACGAGCGGGAACAGCAGGCGACCGCCGCGACGACGCCGACGGCCGGGTCGACGCCGGCGCGGACGAGTAG
- a CDS encoding branched-chain amino acid transaminase codes for MGFDEMDVDTIWMDGEFQDWDDAQVHVLTHGLHYGTGIFEGVRCYDTADGPAVFRWDAHLDRFYESAKPYEMDIEHDREELTEATMELIRRQDLESCYIRPIAFYGYNSLGVSPKDCPTRVAIACWPWGAYLGEEALENGVEVMVSSWRKHSSSQIPTNAKTTGLYVNSMLAGEEARRNGYTEAIVLDKEGYVAEGPGENIFMVNDGELYTPALSQSILDGITRQSVIEVARDLGYTVHDDATISRGQLHTADELFFTGTAAEVTPIRQVDNVEIGSGTRGPVTEEIQQRFFDLVEDPGDEYADWFTYV; via the coding sequence ATGGGATTTGACGAGATGGACGTCGACACCATCTGGATGGACGGCGAGTTCCAGGACTGGGACGACGCCCAGGTGCACGTCCTCACGCACGGTCTTCACTACGGCACCGGCATCTTCGAGGGAGTCCGCTGTTACGACACCGCGGACGGCCCGGCAGTCTTCCGGTGGGACGCCCACCTCGACCGGTTCTACGAGTCGGCAAAGCCCTACGAGATGGACATCGAGCACGACCGCGAGGAGCTCACCGAGGCGACGATGGAGCTCATCCGGCGTCAGGACCTCGAGTCGTGTTACATCCGCCCGATCGCGTTCTACGGCTACAACAGCCTCGGCGTCAGTCCGAAGGACTGTCCGACGCGGGTCGCCATCGCCTGCTGGCCGTGGGGCGCGTACCTCGGCGAGGAGGCCCTGGAGAACGGCGTCGAGGTGATGGTCTCCTCGTGGCGCAAGCACTCCTCGAGCCAGATTCCGACCAACGCCAAGACGACCGGACTGTACGTCAACAGCATGCTCGCCGGCGAGGAGGCCCGGCGCAACGGGTACACCGAGGCGATCGTGCTCGACAAGGAAGGCTACGTCGCGGAGGGCCCCGGCGAGAACATCTTCATGGTCAACGACGGCGAGCTGTACACACCGGCGCTGTCCCAGTCGATCCTCGACGGCATCACGCGCCAGAGCGTCATCGAGGTCGCCCGCGACCTGGGATACACGGTCCACGACGACGCGACGATCTCGCGGGGCCAGCTCCACACCGCCGACGAGCTGTTCTTCACCGGTACCGCCGCCGAGGTCACGCCGATCCGGCAGGTCGACAACGTCGAGATCGGTTCGGGCACGCGCGGCCCGGTCACCGAGGAGATCCAGCAGCGCTTCTTCGATCTCGTCGAGGACCCCGGCGACGAGTACGCCGACTGGTTCACGTACGTCTGA